Genomic window (Cohaesibacter intestini):
ACACTCGAAAAACACCATTATGCTGTCCGGCGGCGCGATCTATCGCGAGCAGAATATTATTCTCAGCCCGTTCGATAATGACGTGACACGGAACTTCTATGCCAAGCGGATGTTCATGGGGGCCAAGGGCCTCGGACCGCTTGGTCTGATGGAGACCGACCCGCTGCTGATTCAGGCCGAACAGAAACTGATTGGTCAGGCGGACGAACTGATCGTTCTGGTGGATTCTTCAAAATTTCAGGCAAGATCCAGTCTGATCCTGTGTCCGCTGGACCGGATCTCGACGGTCATCACCGATGATCGGATTCCGGATGCGGCGGCGAACATGCTCGAACAGGCTGATATTACCCTGATTGTTGCGCAATCAGGAACTGCGAAAGAAAGGGCGACCGAAGGAGGGTAGCCTGATGGTTTGACGCGCCGGACCTGGGAGGGCCGGCATTCATTAGGGAGGAAATCATGAAATTCATTAAGGCAATTCTGTCAGCTGCGGTCATTGCCGCAGTCTGCATCGCAGCCCCCGCTCAGGCCGCACCAAAGCGCATCGCTCTGGTGGTCAAGGCTCTGGGCAACGGATTCTTCGAAGCCGCAGCCCGCGGCGCAGAGGAAGCCGCAAAAGAGCTGGGCGATGTAGAAATCATCTATACTGGGCCAACCGACACCACCGCTGAAGGGCAGATCGAAGTCATCAACTCGCTGATTGCCCAGCGCGTCGACGCCATCGCCATCTCCGCCAATGACGCCGAAGCCCTTGTCCCGGCACTCAAGAAAGCCATGAACCGGGGTATCACCGTCATTTCATGGGATTCCGGCGTGGCTCCGGAAGGCCGTCAGGTGCATCTCAACCCCTCGTCCAACGCCCTCATCGGCAACATGATCATCAAACTCGCAGCCGATCATCTGCCGGACGGCGGTGAAGTGGCTGTTCTCTCGGCAACCGCGACCGCCACGAACCAGAATATCTGGATCGAGGAAATGAACAAGGTGATGGGCAACTATCCCGGCATCAAGGTTGTCGCAACCGTCTATGGGGATGATCTGGCGGATAAATCCTACCGCGAAGCACAGGGCCTGATGCAGACCTATCCTGATCTGGATGCGATCATCGCCCCGACCTCCATCGGCATCGTTGCTGCTGCGCAGGCGGTTGTCGATGCAGGCAAGGTTGGCAAAGTCAACGTCACCGGCCTTGGCCTGCCGTCCGAGATGGCCGGTGCCATCGAGTCCGGAGCCTCCAAGTCCTTTGCGATCTGGAACCCCATCGATCTGGGCTATTCGGCAACCATGATCGCTCATGCCCTCGCCAATGGTGACGCAACCGCAGAACCCGGTGCAAAAATCCCGATGGGCCGCATGGGAACCCTGACGCTGGATGACGACCGTGCGGGCGCAATGTCTGACCCGTTTGTCTATGACAGCTCCAACATCGACGCCTTCAAGTCGATCTTCTGACATGTCCGCTTGTCCCGGCGGGTTTCACTCCGCCGGGACACCCCAACCCTCTGAAAACTCGCCATGTATATGCAGACACAGACTGACAGCGCCTCCGGGGTCTCGGTCGACGCGTCGCAGGACGCCGCGCCGCTTCTCACGCTCGAGGGCATCACCAAGAGTTTTCCGGGCGTGAAAGCGCTCTCGGACATTGCACTCTCCCTCTATCCCGGCAAGGTCACCGCTCTGGTGGGAGAGAATGGAGCAGGCAAATCCACGGTCGTCAAAATCCTGACGGGCATCTATCAGCCTGACGAAGGCACCATCACGGTCGATGGCCAAGCCCGGCACTTTCCCACGGCACAGGACGCTGCCGATGCAGGCATCACCGCCATTCATCAGGAAACCGTTCTGTTTGACGAGCTGTCCGTTGCCGAGAATATCTTTCTTGGCCATGCCCCCAGAGGCCGGTTCGGCCTGATCGACTGGTCCGAGATCAATCGGCGTTCCAGCGCGATCCTTGCGGAAATCGGCGCAGACCTCGACCCCTCAACCAAGCTGAAGGATCTGGGCATCGCCAACAAGCATCTGGTCGCCATCGCCCGCGCTTTGTCTATCGATGCCCGCGTGGTGATCATGGATGAACCAACCGCGGCCCTCAGCCACAAGGAAATTCAGGAGCTTTACGAACTCGTCGAGCAGCTCAAGAAACAGGGCAAGGCGATCCTCTTTATCTCGCACAAATTCGACGAAATCTTTCGCATCGCCGACAATTATACCGTCTTTCGCGATGGTCAGTTCGTTGGTGCCGGCGCGATGACCGATGTGACCAATGACGATCTTGTCAAGCTGATGGTCGGGCGCGAGATCGCCCATATCTTCCCAGAACGAACCAGCAAAATCGGCAACGAAGTCCTCAAGGTGGTCGGCTACGAGCATCCGACCGAGTTTGCCGACATCCGTTTCGAGTTGCATCAGGGGGAAATTCTGGGTTTCTATGGCCTTGTCGGCGCAGGCCGGTCGGAATTCATGCAATCCCTGTTCGGCATCACTCGCCCGTCCAAGGGGGCAATCCGCATTGACGGCGACGTCGCGGTCATTCGCTCCCCCGCCGCCGCCATCAAGCACGGCATCGTCTATGTGCCCGAAGACCGTGGCAAGCAGGGAGCAATCACTGCCCTGCCGATCTTCCAGAATGTCACTCTGCCCTCGCTCGGCCGGACCTCGCGCGGCAGCTTTTTGCAGCTGGCCGAAGAGTTCAAGCTGGCACGCGATTATTGCGAGCGTCTCGATTTGCGGGCGGCCTCGCTCGATACCAATGTCGGCAACCTGTCGGGCGGCAATCAACAGAAGGTGGTGATCGCAAAATGGCTGGCAACCCAGCCCAAAGTCATCATTCTGGATGAACCGACCAAGGGCATCGACATTGGATCGAAAGCCGCCGTGCACGAATTCACCGCCGAGCTGGCGGCTCAGGGACTGGCGGTCATCATGATCAGCTCCGAAATCCCGGAAGTTCTGGGCATGTCGGATCGTGTCATCATCATGCGTGAAGGCCGTATCGTTGCCGAAGTCAGCGGTGACGACATGAATCCTGAAACGCTCGTGCGTCATGCAGCAGGGATCAAGGATCACTAAGCCATGCTGAAACGACTTGCCACTTCGCGAGAAGCGCTGTTGCTGGGAGCCATTCTGGTTCTGCTGGCGCTGATCTCGACTCGCTTTCCTGCTTTCATTACGCCATCCAATCTTGTGGGCGTTTTCAATGACACCTCGCCGCTCATCCTGTTGGCGTTGGGGCAGATGATTGTCATCCTCACCAAATGCATTGACCTGTCCGTCGCCGCCAATCTTGCCCTCACTGGCATGGTCGTCGCCCTCGTCAATGTGGCGGCTCCCGGCGTGCCTGTCGCGGTGATCCTGCTAGTTGCCATCACCCTTGGCACCATCATGGGCATGTTCAACGGCCTGCTGGTCTGGAAGGTGCAGATCCCACCCATCGTGGTGACGCTTGGCACCATGACCATCTATCGCGGCATCATCTTCCTCTTGTCCGATGGCAAGTGGGTCAATGCCCATGAAATGAGCCCTGCCTTCAAGGCCTTTCCCCGCATGGAATTGCTGGGATTGCCGATGCTCAGCTGGTTCGGCATCCTCGCGGTGATCCTGTTTTATTTCATCATGACCCGCACCACATTGGGACGCGCTTTCTATGCCGTGGGCGGCAATCCCCATGCAGCAGTCTATGCCGGAATCAATGTCGGCTACACGCAATTCTGGGCCTATACCATCTCGGGCGCATTGTCCGGTCTTGCAGGCTATTTGTGGGTGTCCCGCTATGCGGTCGCCTATGTGGATCTTGCCGGAGGGTTCGAGCTGGAGGTGGTCGCTGCCTGTGTCATCGGCGGGGTGTCCATTGCT
Coding sequences:
- a CDS encoding sugar ABC transporter ATP-binding protein is translated as MQTQTDSASGVSVDASQDAAPLLTLEGITKSFPGVKALSDIALSLYPGKVTALVGENGAGKSTVVKILTGIYQPDEGTITVDGQARHFPTAQDAADAGITAIHQETVLFDELSVAENIFLGHAPRGRFGLIDWSEINRRSSAILAEIGADLDPSTKLKDLGIANKHLVAIARALSIDARVVIMDEPTAALSHKEIQELYELVEQLKKQGKAILFISHKFDEIFRIADNYTVFRDGQFVGAGAMTDVTNDDLVKLMVGREIAHIFPERTSKIGNEVLKVVGYEHPTEFADIRFELHQGEILGFYGLVGAGRSEFMQSLFGITRPSKGAIRIDGDVAVIRSPAAAIKHGIVYVPEDRGKQGAITALPIFQNVTLPSLGRTSRGSFLQLAEEFKLARDYCERLDLRAASLDTNVGNLSGGNQQKVVIAKWLATQPKVIILDEPTKGIDIGSKAAVHEFTAELAAQGLAVIMISSEIPEVLGMSDRVIIMREGRIVAEVSGDDMNPETLVRHAAGIKDH
- the rhaS gene encoding rhamnose ABC transporter substrate-binding protein, yielding MKFIKAILSAAVIAAVCIAAPAQAAPKRIALVVKALGNGFFEAAARGAEEAAKELGDVEIIYTGPTDTTAEGQIEVINSLIAQRVDAIAISANDAEALVPALKKAMNRGITVISWDSGVAPEGRQVHLNPSSNALIGNMIIKLAADHLPDGGEVAVLSATATATNQNIWIEEMNKVMGNYPGIKVVATVYGDDLADKSYREAQGLMQTYPDLDAIIAPTSIGIVAAAQAVVDAGKVGKVNVTGLGLPSEMAGAIESGASKSFAIWNPIDLGYSATMIAHALANGDATAEPGAKIPMGRMGTLTLDDDRAGAMSDPFVYDSSNIDAFKSIF
- a CDS encoding DeoR/GlpR family DNA-binding transcription regulator; the protein is MHEKERHRVILSAVQERPVVTVQEMVTLTEASEATIRRDIATLHLQKKLRRVRGGAESIHPPEFVGLAGRPFSVNETINIHQKRAIAQKAVELCEDGDPIIINGGTTTFQMVHPLASMRLQVFTNSFPIAEHLLKHSKNTIMLSGGAIYREQNIILSPFDNDVTRNFYAKRMFMGAKGLGPLGLMETDPLLIQAEQKLIGQADELIVLVDSSKFQARSSLILCPLDRISTVITDDRIPDAAANMLEQADITLIVAQSGTAKERATEGG
- a CDS encoding ABC transporter permease gives rise to the protein MLKRLATSREALLLGAILVLLALISTRFPAFITPSNLVGVFNDTSPLILLALGQMIVILTKCIDLSVAANLALTGMVVALVNVAAPGVPVAVILLVAITLGTIMGMFNGLLVWKVQIPPIVVTLGTMTIYRGIIFLLSDGKWVNAHEMSPAFKAFPRMELLGLPMLSWFGILAVILFYFIMTRTTLGRAFYAVGGNPHAAVYAGINVGYTQFWAYTISGALSGLAGYLWVSRYAVAYVDLAGGFELEVVAACVIGGVSIAGGLGTVAGTLLGALFLGIVKNALPVINISPFWQLAISGAAIIIAVVFNARANRTKGRVILKSAEQTA